A stretch of Myxococcus hansupus DNA encodes these proteins:
- a CDS encoding PLP-dependent aminotransferase family protein has protein sequence MKTSSGVVTSLLLRLDPRISTPLHEQIFEGVRLRILRGELAPGWRLPSSRQLATELDVARSTVLQALDALAAEGYIVTRAGASTRVAPELPIAPEDRPRSHAAHKSRGPRLARSARARKAAPVGAPRLGAAPRAFRPGVPALDLFPAALWGRTVMRVHTRASTGLLDGGDPLGHAPLREAIANHVSASRGVRCTAEQVFVTSGTQQAFDEILGLSLDPGDAVWVEDPGYPGVRRAVLAAGGLPVPVPVDADGLDVGAGVARAPRARGAVVAPSHQYPLGATLSLARRMALLKWAERTRSVIIEDDYDSEFRHRGRPLTALQGLDETGCVVYVGTFSKSMFPGLRLGFFVAPPPLVDAFAAARAAFPAPASALEQAALAVFIEEGHFARHLRRMRVAYRERGEALLEALRADCAGALTPRACDTGMQLTASLAAPLSDQRVRDEAARRGVEVAALSDYASGRHREGGLVFGFGCVRPEALREGTRTLARALEAAREFGTIRPMARRP, from the coding sequence TTGAAGACTTCTTCCGGCGTCGTCACCTCGCTGCTGCTCCGGCTGGACCCGCGAATCTCCACGCCGCTCCACGAGCAGATTTTCGAGGGCGTCCGCCTGCGCATCCTCCGCGGAGAGCTGGCGCCCGGATGGCGACTCCCCTCGTCTCGCCAGCTCGCCACGGAGCTGGATGTGGCCCGAAGCACCGTCCTCCAGGCGCTGGATGCGCTCGCCGCCGAGGGCTACATCGTGACCCGAGCCGGCGCCTCGACCCGCGTCGCGCCCGAGCTGCCCATCGCGCCCGAGGACCGGCCTCGGAGTCACGCTGCACACAAGTCCCGAGGCCCCCGGCTTGCCCGTTCGGCTCGGGCCCGGAAGGCCGCGCCAGTGGGTGCGCCCCGGTTGGGCGCGGCGCCCCGTGCCTTTCGCCCGGGCGTCCCCGCGCTCGATTTGTTTCCGGCCGCGTTGTGGGGTCGCACGGTGATGCGCGTCCACACGCGCGCGAGTACCGGGCTGCTGGATGGGGGCGACCCACTGGGACATGCGCCCTTGCGCGAAGCCATCGCCAACCACGTGTCCGCGTCGCGTGGGGTCCGGTGTACCGCCGAGCAGGTCTTCGTGACCTCGGGGACGCAGCAGGCGTTCGACGAAATCCTCGGGCTCTCGCTCGACCCGGGAGACGCGGTCTGGGTGGAAGACCCGGGCTACCCCGGGGTCCGTCGCGCGGTGCTTGCCGCGGGGGGCCTTCCGGTGCCCGTGCCCGTGGATGCGGACGGGCTCGACGTGGGCGCGGGCGTCGCTCGGGCACCCCGTGCACGCGGAGCGGTGGTCGCACCCTCGCATCAGTATCCGCTGGGTGCCACGTTGAGCCTGGCCCGGCGAATGGCGCTGCTGAAGTGGGCGGAGCGCACGCGGTCGGTCATCATTGAAGACGACTACGACAGCGAGTTCCGTCACCGGGGTCGTCCCCTCACCGCGTTGCAGGGGCTGGATGAAACGGGCTGCGTCGTCTACGTCGGCACGTTCAGCAAGTCGATGTTCCCTGGCCTGCGGCTGGGCTTCTTCGTCGCGCCTCCGCCCCTGGTGGATGCCTTCGCCGCGGCCCGAGCGGCCTTTCCCGCACCTGCCTCCGCCCTGGAGCAGGCGGCATTGGCGGTGTTCATCGAGGAGGGCCACTTCGCGCGGCACTTGCGCAGGATGCGGGTGGCCTACAGGGAGCGCGGCGAAGCCTTGCTCGAAGCCCTTCGAGCGGATTGCGCTGGAGCGCTGACGCCCCGCGCCTGTGACACCGGCATGCAGCTCACCGCGTCACTCGCAGCGCCCCTGTCCGACCAGCGGGTCCGCGACGAAGCAGCCCGCCGAGGGGTCGAGGTGGCCGCGCTGTCCGACTACGCCTCCGGCCGACACCGTGAGGGAGGCCTTGTCTTTGGATTCGGGTGCGTGCGGCCAGAGGCGCTCCGTGAAGGGACGCGGACACTGGCCCGCGCGCTGGAGGCGGCACGAGAATTCGGCACGATACGCCCCATGGCAAGACGCCCTTAA
- a CDS encoding NIPSNAP family protein: MSSVPTPCCSVLELRQYTLRPGQRDALIALFDQHFVESQEAAGMHIVGQFRDEDRTDRFVWLRGFPDMSSRRAALGAFYGGPVWKAHREAANATMQDSDNVLLLRPVRADTGLEHPGSPRPHGDAAILPTSRVEVTLAFLKAPADARLHGFFEQRLRPVLRDLGAAPQGLFQTEPAENTFPALPVRTGEHVLAWLTVFPSAERHQSHREQRARSTAWTEQVLPGLAPALCAPLEHLTLVPTLRSQLR, translated from the coding sequence ATGTCATCCGTGCCGACCCCATGTTGTTCGGTCCTCGAGCTTCGCCAGTACACCCTGCGGCCTGGCCAGCGAGACGCCCTCATCGCGCTCTTCGACCAGCACTTCGTGGAGTCTCAGGAAGCGGCGGGGATGCACATCGTCGGGCAGTTCCGCGATGAGGACCGGACAGACAGGTTCGTGTGGCTGCGCGGGTTCCCGGACATGTCATCCCGGCGTGCGGCGCTGGGCGCCTTTTACGGAGGGCCCGTGTGGAAGGCGCACCGTGAGGCGGCGAACGCGACGATGCAGGACTCCGACAATGTCCTGCTGTTGCGCCCGGTGCGTGCGGACACAGGGCTCGAACATCCGGGCTCGCCCAGGCCACATGGAGACGCGGCCATCCTTCCCACCTCACGGGTGGAGGTGACGCTCGCTTTCCTGAAGGCCCCCGCCGATGCTCGTCTCCACGGGTTCTTTGAACAGCGTCTGCGGCCTGTCCTCAGGGACCTGGGCGCAGCGCCTCAAGGTCTGTTCCAGACCGAGCCCGCGGAGAACACCTTCCCGGCCCTGCCCGTGCGAACGGGGGAGCACGTCCTGGCGTGGCTCACCGTGTTCCCCTCCGCGGAACGCCACCAGTCGCACCGCGAGCAACGGGCCCGGTCGACCGCCTGGACGGAGCAAGTGCTGCCCGGGCTCGCCCCCGCGTTGTGCGCTCCGCTCGAACATTTGACGCTGGTTCCCACCCTCCGCTCGCAGCTCCGCTGA
- a CDS encoding carboxypeptidase regulatory-like domain-containing protein — protein sequence MSLARTSWLWALLLALSACTSDSPPSSTPDSGTPAQRGRVTGQALLEGVASEGILLTLQGTEHRALTNTEGRFTMEDVPVGTHTLVAQQLGYRDATQSVQVQAGETATVTLHLTAELGALQGLVIREDEAPVPDARVTLVETGTTRTTDELGHVNLGSLVPGTYTVVAEKAGHVRAQQTVRVTNVEFSLVTLILRRERGSLNGTALLEGATAHDGITLTLLESGATTTTDAQGHFTFASVPTGTYTVQARKGLYADARQPVEIRANLPSQVSLTLNRLQAPELTAPALAVQRGHLRLTGAHFGAEQGSHGITLGGVEVDEYLAWSDAEVVVRVPESLAPGVHELVMTSGVSWRPDATASLRVLRQRTLSYAANWGMGVLPDNTVTIWGSADASTGLTPVPSALSDVVSVASGMSFAVALQADGSVIKWGGPDPLPVPDGLSDVVAISASGARALALKRDGSVVTIATSNAEETPVPEGLRNVVAVSAGPFHGMALKADGTLSVWGQDVFDLQDVPADLQDVVVIASTSNSALALRSDGTAAVWGFGAAYYDLASTPDLSDVVEVAGGEHHYMALRSNGSLLAWGNSAYGQTTLPSGLTDVAAVAGQAFNKSLALRWNGTLANWGTRRLCTCHLRASSFASLLGSTSTHEEGDAPGAAAPASAFVRLGQPGLTVRCVSPRIGLVAFSMGGGLNELAEVVRPRWVDVCDDAGGLWLARAGCAGVPGEPLSERTEFRGAWPLHLDGRAAGGGMHRCRDTR from the coding sequence ATGTCCCTCGCGAGAACCTCCTGGCTCTGGGCCCTCCTGCTGGCCCTTTCCGCCTGCACCTCCGACTCGCCCCCTTCTTCGACGCCCGACTCCGGAACACCGGCACAGCGCGGCCGAGTGACGGGACAGGCCCTCCTCGAAGGGGTCGCCTCCGAAGGCATCCTCCTCACGCTCCAGGGCACCGAGCACCGCGCCCTCACCAACACGGAGGGCCGCTTCACGATGGAAGACGTCCCCGTGGGGACACACACGCTGGTGGCGCAGCAACTGGGCTACCGCGATGCCACGCAGAGCGTGCAGGTCCAGGCCGGCGAGACGGCCACCGTCACGCTCCACCTCACGGCGGAGCTCGGGGCGTTGCAAGGACTCGTCATCCGCGAGGACGAAGCCCCTGTGCCCGATGCCCGCGTGACGCTGGTCGAGACAGGCACCACCCGGACCACCGACGAACTCGGCCACGTCAACCTGGGCTCACTCGTCCCGGGCACCTACACCGTGGTGGCCGAAAAGGCAGGCCACGTCCGCGCCCAGCAGACGGTCCGCGTCACGAACGTCGAATTCTCCCTGGTCACCCTCATCCTCCGGAGAGAGCGAGGCAGCCTGAACGGCACCGCGCTGCTCGAAGGGGCCACCGCGCATGACGGCATCACCCTCACCTTGCTGGAGAGCGGCGCCACCACGACCACGGATGCGCAGGGCCACTTCACCTTCGCCAGCGTCCCCACGGGCACGTACACGGTGCAGGCCCGGAAGGGCCTCTACGCCGACGCCCGTCAGCCCGTGGAGATCCGCGCGAACCTGCCGAGCCAGGTCAGCCTGACGCTGAATCGACTCCAGGCCCCGGAGCTCACGGCGCCCGCGCTGGCCGTCCAACGCGGCCACCTGCGGCTGACAGGCGCCCACTTCGGCGCGGAGCAAGGAAGCCACGGCATCACCCTGGGCGGCGTGGAGGTCGACGAATACCTCGCCTGGTCCGATGCGGAAGTGGTGGTTCGCGTGCCCGAGAGCCTCGCGCCCGGCGTGCACGAGCTGGTCATGACATCCGGCGTGAGCTGGCGGCCCGATGCGACCGCCTCGCTGCGCGTGCTCCGGCAACGGACCCTGTCGTACGCGGCCAACTGGGGCATGGGCGTGCTGCCCGACAACACCGTCACCATCTGGGGCTCGGCCGATGCGTCGACCGGCCTCACGCCGGTTCCCTCCGCGCTCTCCGATGTCGTGAGCGTGGCCTCCGGAATGTCCTTCGCGGTGGCATTGCAGGCCGATGGCAGCGTCATCAAATGGGGAGGGCCCGATCCCCTCCCGGTGCCCGACGGCCTGTCGGACGTGGTGGCCATCAGCGCGAGCGGCGCCCGTGCCCTCGCGCTCAAGCGGGATGGAAGCGTCGTCACCATCGCCACGAGCAACGCCGAGGAGACGCCCGTCCCCGAGGGACTGCGGAACGTGGTCGCGGTCTCCGCGGGGCCGTTCCACGGCATGGCGCTCAAGGCGGACGGCACTCTTTCCGTCTGGGGACAAGATGTCTTCGACCTCCAGGATGTCCCAGCGGACCTGCAGGACGTGGTGGTCATCGCCAGCACGAGCAACAGCGCACTGGCGCTGCGGTCGGATGGAACCGCGGCCGTCTGGGGCTTCGGCGCGGCGTACTACGACCTCGCGAGCACCCCGGACCTCAGCGATGTCGTGGAGGTCGCGGGCGGCGAACACCACTACATGGCGCTCCGCTCCAACGGCAGCCTCCTCGCATGGGGAAACAGCGCCTATGGGCAAACGACGCTCCCTTCGGGATTGACAGACGTCGCCGCCGTCGCGGGGCAGGCCTTCAACAAAAGCCTGGCACTGCGATGGAACGGAACTCTCGCGAATTGGGGGACTCGACGCCTTTGTACCTGCCACCTCCGGGCCTCGTCCTTCGCGTCCCTGCTCGGTAGCACAAGCACACACGAAGAAGGTGATGCACCAGGCGCTGCGGCTCCGGCCAGTGCATTCGTCCGCCTTGGACAGCCAGGATTGACCGTTCGTTGCGTATCTCCCCGGATAGGGCTTGTCGCCTTTTCCATGGGTGGGGGATTGAATGAACTGGCTGAAGTGGTCCGTCCTCGTTGGGTCGACGTGTGCGATGACGCTGGTGGGCTGTGGCTCGCCCGAGCAGGATGCGCAGGAGTTCCCGGAGAACCCCTCTCCGAACGGACCGAGTTCCGAGGCGCC
- a CDS encoding glycosyltransferase yields MSTVGIYMLPEYGGLNATFSLAGAMVRRGHRVRYFVPESFAEHVSRQGFEFSRYTQSLRVTASWATRVPGVRFLHLRARYHEHLAAAFNAWVDTDGIDGVLVDPVVWDIAAGAHERGLPYLSLNPTYAAPFSLDYPSVHSSAIPSSSGPLARARNLVTWSLHAKIPVRRGLYDHGIRWAGHSAFRSMRRAGRRVRWGDFGYRPDVEELVIGPSALDFEPLRALPGRHYLGTCVEPARDDGAFDWTGHDASKPLAYCSLGTFAEFLPDSHRFYTAVIESFRRRQGWQLIVSCGPLAQQLRGEALPPTIRVEASVPQLEVLSRASLFLNHAGIGSVREALYFGVPLLLFPDESDQPGLTARLVHHKLGLRGDIRTKDARVITERVDALLGRADIRASVEAMRHACRGSNELEQGVDVIERALG; encoded by the coding sequence ATGTCGACGGTCGGAATCTACATGCTGCCCGAATACGGCGGCCTCAACGCGACCTTCTCTCTGGCGGGGGCGATGGTGCGCCGGGGCCATCGTGTCCGCTACTTCGTGCCGGAGTCCTTCGCGGAACATGTGTCGCGGCAGGGCTTCGAGTTCAGCCGATACACGCAATCCCTCCGTGTCACCGCGAGCTGGGCAACTCGCGTGCCGGGTGTTCGTTTCCTGCACCTGCGCGCGCGATACCACGAGCACCTCGCGGCGGCATTCAACGCCTGGGTGGACACGGATGGGATCGATGGCGTCCTCGTCGATCCCGTGGTGTGGGACATCGCCGCGGGAGCGCACGAGCGCGGGCTGCCATACCTCAGCCTCAACCCAACCTACGCGGCCCCATTCTCGCTTGATTATCCCTCCGTCCACTCGTCGGCCATCCCCAGTTCCAGTGGCCCACTCGCCCGCGCACGCAACCTCGTGACGTGGTCGCTCCATGCGAAAATCCCCGTGCGCCGGGGACTGTACGACCACGGAATCCGTTGGGCGGGGCACTCCGCGTTCCGAAGCATGCGGCGCGCAGGACGCCGTGTGCGATGGGGAGACTTCGGTTATCGGCCCGACGTGGAGGAGCTGGTGATTGGCCCCAGCGCGCTGGACTTCGAGCCGCTGCGAGCACTTCCCGGCAGGCACTACCTGGGCACCTGTGTGGAGCCCGCACGCGACGACGGCGCATTCGATTGGACCGGCCATGACGCCTCGAAGCCGCTGGCGTACTGCTCGCTGGGGACGTTCGCTGAGTTCCTGCCGGACTCACACCGCTTCTACACCGCTGTCATCGAGTCCTTCCGACGACGTCAGGGATGGCAGCTCATCGTGAGCTGCGGCCCGTTGGCTCAGCAACTCCGTGGCGAGGCGCTACCCCCGACCATTCGCGTGGAGGCCTCGGTGCCTCAACTGGAGGTCCTCTCCCGGGCGAGCCTGTTCCTGAATCACGCCGGCATCGGCTCTGTCCGGGAGGCGCTGTACTTCGGCGTCCCGCTGCTCCTGTTCCCCGATGAATCAGACCAGCCCGGGCTGACGGCGAGGCTGGTGCACCACAAGCTTGGCCTCCGTGGCGACATCCGCACGAAGGATGCCCGCGTCATCACCGAGCGGGTGGATGCACTGCTGGGACGCGCCGACATCCGCGCCTCCGTGGAGGCGATGAGACACGCATGCCGTGGCTCGAACGAGCTGGAACAGGGCGTGGATGTCATCGAACGGGCTCTTGGGTGA